In the genome of Bremerella sp. P1, the window GATTGGCGACAAGGGAACGCTCGTGATTCCGCACGTGGCGATGCCAAAACTGTTCCCAAATGGCGCCGATGCAGAGGCCCCGATCGAGGAGGTTCCGAGTGTCGATCACTACGTCCAGTGGGCTGATGCCGCGCGGGGCGAAGGGGAGGCCACCTCGGCGTTCGATTACTCGGGACCACTGACCGAAACTGTCCTCTTGGGTGTGGTCGGAATTCGTTTTCCAGGGCAACTTCTCAAGTGGAATGCCGCGGAAATGAAGATCCCTAATTTCTCGCAAGCAGAGGCCTGGCTGACCAAAAGTTATGCCCAGGGATGGGAGCCAGCGTGGGTTTAAATGGGCTCACGCGTCACACCCGAAGACGTGTTGGCGGTACAATGAAAGGATCAGCAAGCTTGAACAATTTGCTGATCCAACAACAACCACAGTAGCGCCTCCGGGAGAAGACCATGTCGCGAGAGAAGTCGATCGAGAATCTGCAAAAAGCTTTGTCGATGGAGCTGACGGCCAGCCACCAATATCAGCTGCACGCCGCCGTGCTCGACGATTGGGGCCTGGATTTGTTGGCCAAGAAGATGCGGGAAGAAATGCAGGAAGAACTGGGGCACTCGGATTTGTACCTCAATCGCATTTTGTTCCTCAAAGGGGAACCGCAGCTGACGTTCGACAAAACGCCGGTCCGCGCCGAATCGCTTCAGTCGCTCTTCAAGACCGACATGGAAGACGAGAAGGAAGCCATCGAGTTTTACACGAAAGCCTCGCAGCAAGC includes:
- a CDS encoding bacterioferritin, whose product is MSREKSIENLQKALSMELTASHQYQLHAAVLDDWGLDLLAKKMREEMQEELGHSDLYLNRILFLKGEPQLTFDKTPVRAESLQSLFKTDMEDEKEAIEFYTKASQQASADSDIGTRQLFEQIVIDEEGHMAWLELQLDLIERMGEAAYIAKHMSSP